CACTCCGAGACCGAGATGATGCGTTATCTACGGCGTCTCGCCGCCAAGGACATTGCTTTGGATCGCGCGATGATCCCGCTCGGTTCTTGCACCATGAAACTTAACGCCACGACCGAGATGCAAGCGCTCTCGCAACGCGAGTTCAGCGCGCTGCACCCCTTCGCGCCGCTCGATCAGACCCAAGGGTATTTGCAGCTCTTCGAGGAACTCGAGGACCGGCTTTGCCGCATCACCGGTTTCGACGCCTTCTCGCTGCAACCGAATGCCGGCTCCCAAGGCGAATATGCAGGCTTGCTCGTGATCCGCAAATACCATGAAACCCGGGGTGAGGGACATCGGAATGTCTGCTTGATCCCGGCCTCGGCCCATGGCACCAACCCGGCGAGCGCCTCCATGGCCGGGTTAAAGGTGGTGGTCGTGGCCTGTGACGAGGGGGGCAATGTGGAACTTCGCGATCTGAAGGTCAAGGCCGAGGCTTGCCGCGGCGATTTGGCCGCGCTGATGATCACCTATCCCTCCACCCACGGCGTCTTCGAGGAGGCCTTCGTAGAGATATGCCGCATTATCCACGACCACGGCGGGCAAGTGTACCTGGATGGGGCCAATCTCAACGCCCTCGTCGGCCTCAGTAAGCCCGGACTCATCGGCGCCGATGTCGCCCACATCAATCTGCACAAGACCTTCTGCATACCGCATGGCGGCGGGGGGCCCGGGGCCGGGCCCATCGGGGTGCGGGCGCATCTCTCGCCCTATCTGCCCGATCACCCCGTGGTCGGCGGCGTCAATCCCGCCGCCGGGCCCGCCGGCACCATCGGACCGATCGCCGGGGCGCCCTGGGGCTCGGCCAGCCTGATGACGATCTCCTGGGCCTACATCGCGATGATGGGCGCCGAAGGCCTCACACGCGCGACGCAAATCGCGATCCTCAACGCCAATTACATCGCCCGGCGCCTGAGTGCTTATTATTCGATCCTTTATACAGGAAAGAATAATCTGGTCGCCCACGAATGCATCATCGACGTGCGGCCGATCAAGGAGGCGACCGGCATCACGGTGGACGATATCGCCAAGCGGCTGGTCGACTACGGATTCCATGCGCCGACGATGTCGTTTCCGGTCCCCGATACCTTGATGATCGAGCCGACCGAGAGCGAGAGCAAGCGCGAGCTGGATCGTTTCTGCGAGGCCATGATCGGGATCCGCGAGGAGATCGCGGCGGTGGAACGCGGAGAAGCCGATCCGGAGAACAATGTCCTGCGCAATGCGCCCCACCCGCCGGGGCTCCTGTTAGAGGAGCCGTGGCGCTACCCCTATACCAAACAGCAGGCATTCTATCCGCTCGCGAGTCTGCGCGACGATAAGTTCTGGCCGCCCGTGGGCCGGATCGACAACGTGCGCGGGGATCGTCAATTGATCTGTACCTGCCCGCCGCTCTCCGCGTATGCCGAGCCCGCCGAAGTCACGGAAAGTGCCGTGCGTAGCAGGATCGCCTAGCAAGCCTCTGGCAGTGAGCGTCGAAATACTACAACAAAAACTTTACGGAATACACGACCATGCCGGTAATCTTAGTCCTCACCGCCACGAGCCCCGACAAACCGGGTTTGATTGATCTGCTATCGACGACCCTCGCCGCCCACGGGGCCAACTGGCAGCAAAGCCGCATGGCCACGCTCGGCGGGCAGTTCGCCGGACTGCTACAGGCGAGCGTCCCGGAAAAAAAGCTCGCCGCCCTGGAATCCGCGCTTGAGGGCCTACGCAGAGAGGGGTTGACCGTAACCATCGCGGCCGAGCCCGCCCGCCCGCCCGCCCCCGGTCTCCGCCGGGTGAAACTCGAGACGACGGGCCAAGACCGGCCCGGGATCATCAAAGAGATCGCTCACGCGCTCGCCACTCGCGGCGTCAGCATCGATGAGCTGGAATCGACATGCGCGAGCGCATCCTGGTCCGGGGAGGTGATGTTCAAGATCACCGCGGAGATCAGTGTGCCCGCGGGTGTAGCCACCGAGCAACTGTGCGCGGTGCTCGAAAACCTCGGCAACGAGTTGATGGTCGATATCGCGCTCGAAGAAGAGGGACTGCCTGCTTCACCGTAGTGACGGAGGGCGCCGCTCCTGCCGTTTCTCTACCCGCTGCATCACACGTGCTCGCTTGAGAGTCTATCTCACGGGTGGCTCGACGCGCCGGCCTCCCGTGTCGCAAAACCCGGATCGTGTTAATCTATCCAAGAATCCTGCGAAATGCGGCAGGTCAGGCCAAATAGGGTCGTCAGGGGGGGTCTATACCCTGAGCCCCCTAAGGCTCGGTACCGAACGGCCGGAGAGGCCGGCCTGTTTCGTGGAGATTTTTAATCCGTATACACGATGAAAAGGAACAGACAGATGAAGAAAAATTTTATAACCGCACTCCTCGCGGGTGCGCTCAGTCTTACCGCAACAAGTGCTTTTGCTCAAGCCGGTACTGGCCACCATGTAGATACCGTCAAGGGATTCGTTTCCGAAGCCCTAAAACACGCGAACGAGGCCTTGGGCTACGCTCAGCAGGGAAATGCTCCGGAGACCGCCACGGCCGCCCGCGCGGCGTCGGCTCAAGCCGATGAAGGCGCCGCTACTGAAAACGCCGGTATGGATATAGAGCAAGCTCAGAACAGGCTCACTACAGCGATCAAAGCGGCCGACAAAGGGGATGCCGCCGCCGCCGTGGCCCCGCTGCAAGAATCGGTTACTTTACTTACCGGGGCGCTAGATAAATTATAGAAAAAAGCACGGAAGTCCTGTCAACCTGAACGCCTCCCGCTGGTCTCAACAAGGACGTTGCGATCAGCGGATCGCTTTAACCCACTCCAGACACGCCGCCCCGCGGATCGAAGCCTCGGGAATTTTCATATGTCATTGCGTCACGGTAGCCACGGCAGCGCGGGTCATTTTCCGTAATTCGCCTTTTTCATGCAGTTCCATCACGATATCGCAACCCCCGATGAGCTCCCCATTGATGAAAATCTGGGGAAACGTCGGCCAGTTGGAATAGCGGGGCAGGTTCTGGCGGATCTCGGGTTGCGACAGTATGTCCACATGCGCGAACGCTACCTCACAGGACTTCAAGGCTTCGGCCACGCGCATCGAAAAACCGCATTGCGGGAAATCCGGCGTTCCTTTCATGAAGAGCACGATAGGATTGCTATGAATGGTCGTCTTGATTTGCTCCATGATATCCACGGGTATATACCTCTGGTCGTTCTCGGACGACGTATCGAACGTGTTAGGTTTAGCGCCTGGTTGCCGTCATTCTAAGAGCCTAACGGCCGCGATACCAGTCCCGCATCGAAACACAGACCGTACTTGTTCGCCGATCGCCGCGCCGGTCTGCGTAAGGGAAGCTCTGCAAACGTGTCGCGAGCAAGCCCAGATGCGCGAAGCCGCGGAGCGAGTCGCGAGACATATCAGGTAGATAGGCGAGCGACGAGCGAGCACGCGCCAAAGCAGATGGGCTGCGCAGTAACTTTTGCAGAGTTTCCTTAAATCTCGGCCCCCGGTTCGACATTGCGCCCGCGCTTGAGCAGACCGCGACGGCGCTTGCTTTCGAGCCGGATCCTCCGTGAGGCGCGCGTCGGTCCGGTCGCCAATCGCGGCGTTGGGATGGTCGCGGCTCGGCGGATGAGGCCCAGGAGTCGTTCGAGCGCGTCTCGCCGATTGCGCGCTTGGCTGCGATAGCGGTGGGCCTCGATCACCAACGTCGCCTCCTTGACGATGCGCCCGCGCGCGAGGTAGAACAACCGCTTGCGCAGGGTCTCCGGCAGATAAGTGGCGTTGCTGAGGTGAAAACGAAGCTGCGCCGCCGTCGCGACCTTATTGACGTTCTGACCGCCGGGTCCCGGGGCGCGCACGAACTGCCACTCGAGATCCCGCTCCCGGAGGTAGAGTGTGGGGTTAACGCGGATCACCAGCCGGTTGCCTCGATGGGTTCGATGTGTCTCGAGTGATGTCCGCGGCTACGAATTCGCTCAATTGCTTAAGCAGCGAATGAATATTTTCTCTCACCGATCCTTCATGCGCTTTGCGTACCCGGCTCACGCCGTACAGCGCCTCGGCGAGAGACGCGTCATAGGTCGAGATCACCCGCCGTTGCCACAGTTCCTTTTCGCTCAAGCCATCCACGATCCGATATTCGACCTTCAACACCGAGCGCATCGACGGGCCCGGGACCACGTTTTGAAACACAATCTTGGGATAAAGCACATAATCGCCGTGCAGGTCGATAAACACGATGCGAAATAGTCCTGATTTTTCAAGCGCGACCGTCAGGGCCTTCCGAAACCCTTCGTTATCGATCATCGAGGTCATGAAAAAACTGGTCTCTTCGCCGCCCCGTGCCCGCAAGATGGCGATCGTTTTTGGGCCGGAGACGTACGACGCGGTGTTGATGTCAGGCACCATTGCCGGGACTTCCGGTCCCTGTGCACAGCCCGTGTCAAGCACCGCGAGGATCAGAAGGAAACGCTTCACTCGTTGCATACTGAGTTTTGACTGCTTGCGGTTAAGGCAAGAATCGACTGGCGCCGGAATCGCCGCTGGCATGGCTCCTGAATGCGGTGTACGGGCGATTGGGTTCTACCGCGTCGCTTGCCGGGTCACGGATCGCGGGATTTGGGGCCCTCCCTCATAGACCCAGCGGAGCAGCGCGTCCTGGGCCGCGCCGCCCGCCCCGGCGTTGCGGTGATTGATGAGGCAGACGACCGTGATCGTGCGCCCCAACCGGTCGTGCACATAACCGGCAATGGCTTTGACGCCGCGCAGACTGCCGGTTTTTATGTGGGCATGACCCGCGACGCCCGTGTACCGCAACCGCCGGCGCATGGTTCCGTCCACGGAGGCGATAGGCAGGGAGGATACGAATTCCGGCATCAACGGACTGCGGTACGCGGCGAGCAACAGTTTGCCCATCTCGCGGGCCGTGATGCGCTCCGTTCGCGACAGCCCCGAGCCGTTTTCCAGGATGGCCATTTGCGGATCCAAGCCTTGTTCGAGTACCCAATCATGCATCGACTGTTGCGACTTCACCAAGGTCGCCGGCGCTTGCCGAGCAGCCGCACCAAAGGTAAGGAACAACTGCCGCGCCATCACGTTGTTGCTGAACTTGTTGATGTCGCGCACGATCTCGGCGAGCGGCGGGGATTCGCTTGCGGCCAGAAGCTCGGCGCGCGCCGGGACTGGGCCCTCGCGCACGCGGCCGTGGATCGCGCCCCCGAGATCACCCCATATGTCCTTGAATACGCCATGGACGTACTGCGGGTGGCCCAAGACAGCGGTGTAATACTCGGCGTCGCCGCAGGCCGCGGCGTAGCGTCCGTGGACCGTCACCCTTACCTGCGCGGCATCGCCGCGGACGGCGATCGACGGGCCGCCGCGGCACGGCCCGCGCGCGGCGCCGAGCCGGTTGACGAGCTGC
The genomic region above belongs to Pseudomonadota bacterium and contains:
- the gcvP gene encoding aminomethyl-transferring glycine dehydrogenase, whose amino-acid sequence is MPEPTLSLTELEMHDDFMRRHIGPDRTQCAKMLQILGVRSLEDLIDRAVPANIRARHALDLPPAMSERAALSYMRRMRERNKVFVSMLGMGYHGTIMPAVIKRNVLENPSWYTAYTPYQAEVSQGRLEALLNFQQMIIDLTAMEIANASLLDEPTAAAEAMTMSRRLSRAKSNVFFIDRDCHPQTVAVVHTRARPLGIEIVVADPYTDLEHHEAFGVLLQYPGSSGEIRDPQVVTAAARPKQALVTVAADPLSLVLLKPPGEMGADIVIGSAQRFGVPMGYGGPHAAFFATRDAYKRSVPGRIIGVSVDSLGQPAYRMALQTREQHIRREKATSNLCTAQALLANIAGFYAVYHGPEGLKRIADRVHRLTQILAAGLEKLGFEVVTRGWFDTLTVRVPGQARRIGARARESQINLRVFEADHLGITFDEATTREHLRKLWRVFSTQADALLDIEHLDAEIAECIPEGLRRRSALLTHPVFNSFHSETEMMRYLRRLAAKDIALDRAMIPLGSCTMKLNATTEMQALSQREFSALHPFAPLDQTQGYLQLFEELEDRLCRITGFDAFSLQPNAGSQGEYAGLLVIRKYHETRGEGHRNVCLIPASAHGTNPASASMAGLKVVVVACDEGGNVELRDLKVKAEACRGDLAALMITYPSTHGVFEEAFVEICRIIHDHGGQVYLDGANLNALVGLSKPGLIGADVAHINLHKTFCIPHGGGGPGAGPIGVRAHLSPYLPDHPVVGGVNPAAGPAGTIGPIAGAPWGSASLMTISWAYIAMMGAEGLTRATQIAILNANYIARRLSAYYSILYTGKNNLVAHECIIDVRPIKEATGITVDDIAKRLVDYGFHAPTMSFPVPDTLMIEPTESESKRELDRFCEAMIGIREEIAAVERGEADPENNVLRNAPHPPGLLLEEPWRYPYTKQQAFYPLASLRDDKFWPPVGRIDNVRGDRQLICTCPPLSAYAEPAEVTESAVRSRIA
- a CDS encoding ACT domain-containing protein — its product is MPVILVLTATSPDKPGLIDLLSTTLAAHGANWQQSRMATLGGQFAGLLQASVPEKKLAALESALEGLRREGLTVTIAAEPARPPAPGLRRVKLETTGQDRPGIIKEIAHALATRGVSIDELESTCASASWSGEVMFKITAEISVPAGVATEQLCAVLENLGNELMVDIALEEEGLPASP
- the grxD gene encoding Grx4 family monothiol glutaredoxin yields the protein MEQIKTTIHSNPIVLFMKGTPDFPQCGFSMRVAEALKSCEVAFAHVDILSQPEIRQNLPRYSNWPTFPQIFINGELIGGCDIVMELHEKGELRKMTRAAVATVTQ
- the arfB gene encoding aminoacyl-tRNA hydrolase; translation: MIRVNPTLYLRERDLEWQFVRAPGPGGQNVNKVATAAQLRFHLSNATYLPETLRKRLFYLARGRIVKEATLVIEAHRYRSQARNRRDALERLLGLIRRAATIPTPRLATGPTRASRRIRLESKRRRGLLKRGRNVEPGAEI
- the dacB gene encoding D-alanyl-D-alanine carboxypeptidase/D-alanyl-D-alanine-endopeptidase encodes the protein MYKTSRVPPGSAQHAERHVYRRTRLRYPVRLIMLTVLSALLAPASVLAQTSPHALPPAVMQALQRANIPTASAGIFVQDTATREPLLEWSAQTPMNPASTVKLLTTFAALDRLGPAYTWKTEIYGSGRTQGDVFEGDLIIKGYGDPKLTLERFWLLLRTVRQRGIRVIRGDLVLDRSYFGIPEDDPGQFDHQPFSPYNTGPDALLLNFKSVQIRLLPTSAGAVRVVSDPNPPQLQLVNRLGAARGPCRGGPSIAVRGDAAQVRVTVHGRYAAACGDAEYYTAVLGHPQYVHGVFKDIWGDLGGAIHGRVREGPVPARAELLAASESPPLAEIVRDINKFSNNVMARQLFLTFGAAARQAPATLVKSQQSMHDWVLEQGLDPQMAILENGSGLSRTERITAREMGKLLLAAYRSPLMPEFVSSLPIASVDGTMRRRLRYTGVAGHAHIKTGSLRGVKAIAGYVHDRLGRTITVVCLINHRNAGAGGAAQDALLRWVYEGGPQIPRSVTRQATR